In Pleurocapsa sp. PCC 7319, the following are encoded in one genomic region:
- a CDS encoding energy-coupling factor ABC transporter ATP-binding protein yields MTSSTDNQNLESDKSPVIRVDQIKFSWSTEAKVLDGCSLEVPSGEFWMLLGNNGSGKSTLLRLLAGLLIPDAGSIVMPYKTGFVFQNPDHQLVMPTVGADIAFGLVSENLSTVQVRERVQSALSAVNLLDLERRPIHALSGGQKQRIAIAGAIARNCEVILFDEPTALLDPDTQLELVAQVRNLVKKRNLTALWVTHRLEELDYCDGAFLLEGGKVVAKGEPQKLKAKLLATEKQRY; encoded by the coding sequence ATGACCTCCTCGACTGATAATCAGAATCTAGAGTCAGACAAATCACCAGTTATTCGAGTAGACCAGATCAAATTTAGTTGGTCGACTGAAGCAAAGGTGCTAGATGGTTGTTCTCTAGAAGTACCTTCTGGGGAGTTTTGGATGCTGTTAGGCAATAACGGTAGCGGAAAATCTACCTTATTAAGGCTGTTAGCAGGACTACTAATCCCTGATGCTGGCTCTATCGTCATGCCTTATAAAACAGGTTTTGTCTTTCAAAATCCCGATCATCAATTAGTCATGCCTACTGTTGGTGCGGATATTGCCTTTGGTTTAGTAAGTGAGAATTTATCGACCGTTCAGGTCAGGGAAAGAGTTCAATCTGCTTTGTCAGCAGTAAATCTACTAGATTTGGAGAGACGACCGATTCATGCCCTCAGTGGCGGACAGAAACAGCGAATTGCGATCGCCGGGGCAATTGCTCGTAACTGCGAAGTAATTTTGTTTGATGAACCCACCGCACTACTCGATCCTGATACTCAATTAGAATTAGTAGCTCAGGTAAGAAATCTGGTTAAGAAGCGTAACTTAACTGCTCTGTGGGTAACGCATCGTCTTGAAGAATTAGATTACTGCGACGGAGCTTTTCTGTTAGAAGGAGGAAAAGTTGTGGCCAAAGGAGAGCCTCAAAAGCTGAAAGCTAAACTGTTGGCGACAGAAAAACAACGTTATTAA
- the psbD gene encoding photosystem II D2 protein (photosystem q(a) protein) produces the protein MTIAVGRAPAKRGIFDAVDDWLKRDRFVFVGWSGILLFPCAYLSIGGWLTCTTFVTSWYTHGLASSYLEGCNFLTVAASTPADSMGHSLLFLWGPEAAWSFTRWCQIGGLWAFIALHGAFALIGFMLRQFEIARLVGIRPYNAIAFSAPIAVFVSVFLLYPLGQHSWFFAPSLGVAGIFRFILFVQGFHNFTLNPFHMMGVAGVLGGALLCAIHGATVENTLFDDGGEANTFRAFEPTQAEETYSMVTANRFWSQIFGIAFSNKRWLHFFMLFVPVTGLWMASIGIIGIALNLRAYDFVSQELRAAEDPEFETFYTKNILLNEGLRSWMATQDQPHQNFEFPEEVLPRGNAL, from the coding sequence ATGACAATAGCAGTAGGGCGCGCCCCAGCTAAACGCGGCATCTTTGATGCGGTAGATGACTGGCTCAAGCGCGATCGATTTGTATTCGTAGGATGGTCGGGTATTCTGCTTTTCCCCTGTGCCTACTTGTCCATTGGTGGTTGGCTCACTTGCACTACCTTTGTGACTTCCTGGTATACTCACGGTCTAGCAAGTTCTTACCTCGAAGGATGTAACTTTTTGACCGTAGCCGCTTCCACTCCCGCAGATAGCATGGGTCATTCCCTGCTATTTCTCTGGGGTCCTGAAGCTGCTTGGAGTTTTACCCGTTGGTGTCAAATCGGTGGTTTGTGGGCTTTCATCGCTCTCCACGGTGCCTTTGCATTGATTGGCTTTATGCTCCGTCAGTTTGAGATTGCTCGTCTCGTAGGAATTCGTCCTTACAACGCGATCGCTTTCTCCGCCCCCATCGCCGTATTTGTTTCGGTATTTTTGCTTTATCCTTTAGGACAGCACAGTTGGTTCTTCGCACCTAGCTTAGGTGTAGCGGGAATCTTCCGTTTCATCCTGTTTGTACAAGGATTCCACAACTTCACCTTGAATCCCTTCCACATGATGGGAGTAGCAGGTGTTCTCGGTGGAGCATTATTGTGTGCGATTCACGGAGCAACAGTAGAAAATACCTTGTTTGATGACGGTGGCGAAGCGAACACCTTTAGAGCGTTTGAACCAACTCAAGCAGAAGAAACATATAGTATGGTGACAGCAAACCGTTTCTGGTCACAGATTTTCGGGATTGCTTTCTCCAACAAACGTTGGTTACACTTCTTTATGTTGTTCGTCCCCGTAACCGGACTATGGATGGCAAGTATCGGGATTATCGGCATTGCGTTGAACTTACGAGCATATGACTTCGTATCTCAAGAGTTGAGAGCAGCAGAAGATCCTGAATTTGAAACTTTCTACACCAAAAATATTTTGCTCAACGAAGGTTTGAGATCCTGGATGGCAACTCAAGACCAACCACATCAAAACTTTGAATTCCCTGAAGAAGTATTACCTCGTGGTAACGCGCTGTAA